The stretch of DNA ttaaaaagtccgCTAAAATACATTGTAAAAACTAGTCTCTTTCACTACGTGACCGTGAATGGAAAATACTTGACTACAGATTGAGATATCTAAGATAAGACGTTACAAGCCAGGACGTGAGATGAAGACTGAAGAAAGCCTTGGGCTGAAGAAGAGATCGAATAACGGTCTTTTGATTTCCAGAAAAATGCTTTGTCATTTAATTAGTCTCTTTAGTTGAGTGGGTCTATTGGGAAACGAGTGACTAGTGGGCATCTGATCCATCCAACGACCTTTAACTGCAGCACTGGTATTTCTATGTTTGTTTACATCCGAGCTTAGATTAACCACCGCTAGATGACTCGAATCGGACAAAATGATTTGTTACGCTTTTTGAACACATAATCAAGTTGATTAACTCATTAAAAACGATTCAAGGTCTCGGAATATTAGATCAGTACTGCGAGAAGAGTATAAACAACGGAAATAAAACGATTGAAACGACGTTGTCATTGAATAGTCGGATGATTGACGGCCGACGAACTTTCCATTTGCTTCAACGAAAGTTGGAAACCAATATTCTTAAACGACGGAAGAACGATGGCGTGATACCAAAGTTTCTTCCAATCGTGAGATGTTCGACCCAACGATCCTTGGGAAAAGGCCTATCTGCGTCGGATTGATAATGATGGCCAGACTTGGACGTTGTTGTGACCGAGAAGCGTCGAGTATCGATTTTAGTCATGCGGAAATCAATCGCTTTGCAAGGGCAGAGCCTTTCTTCCGGATTGGTTACTCCGGAATGGGACTTGATTGTAATCATACAGTCTCCAAACGAATTCGCACTCCAATAATGGGCTGACGATTATTGCTGGATGCTGATCCGGTTTCGCGATTGTCACATTCTTCCCCCCTTAGGTTTACGGTTTGATTGCTTCCGGACGAAGGACGAACACCGAATGCCTTTGCAGGGATTCCTATGAATATCGGCAAATGTAATTCGTCCACCTAAGAAAAagtaacagaaaaatattgtCCAAATCAAtaactttaaatatttctaaatGGTAGGAATAACAAAcctgtaaatattttctttttcccgataAAAGTGCATCCGCTTTTTAAAAACCCAAAGTGTGCTAGACTCAACACaaagaatttattgattgaatGATGAATGATTATCACagatgatttgaaaaaattgatttgttaaaaaaatagatttgtaCAGGGTGGTATGTACACACACCGcggaaaggggaaaaaaggctAAACGTGGAAGCCTTTGCAACGAGTGATAAGAGGGGCGGGGCGTGAGTACTGGGTGGGAGGAAACATCTCATTTTCGAGTGGAAAAGCTTTTGGCGACAACCCGAAataagaggggggaaaaaaagggagaaacagTTTCTCCCTTGTGTTATTACATCATCATCTATAAGTCTTCTATCAGTTTGACTGGTGGtggttttctctccccccttccaCCTTGTCCGCCGGTACAACAGAAGCCATTTTCGGTTCCAACGGCAGGTCGATATGAGCGTCCATAACTCTTCTGCTGGCCGAAAAAGCTTACAAAGTCCAGTATAGACAAGTCCAGGGTGAAATGACGACTGCAGATTGACGTGCcgcattcaaaaatgaaagaaataaaaatatgcgCTTATTATCGTTTCCTTCCAAGTCGTGCCAGGGGTCCGTTTAGCCTGAAGTGGTTGCGTTCACCTTGAgagcacaaacacacacacgtacacacagaCACTGCACTCTTGTTGGATGTCAACATTTGAACCTGAAAATCCAATTGACTATTGATTGTTTGGATTGTTcggcttctcttcttcttcttcgctgctAATCTccaagtcgtcgtcgtcgtcctcgttttcttctttttcgtcaaagatGTCGATCGTCGTCTGGTTGTCTGCGACTTTGGCTAATCCGTTGGCCGACAATTTCTCGCCCTGCCAATGAAACAACGAGAATAACAGTAATAGTAGAAGGCATAAATAGACTACAAATAAAAGGGGTGCGCATGGGAGTGACCGCCTATTACCAAAGGCGTATATAACGAGAGACTATATAAGGATTTGTCAGCTGTTATTCAATCGGAATCCTTAGCAAAGTTGCCCGTCTGCTTACTCACTTAGACCGCGCTATATATTGTATACTATCAAATGCCACAGGTTTGGGGGAGAGCTGTCCAGCTCAAGTTGTTATTGTCCAGTGCTACTGTAAACAGTAATGGCTCCCACACTTGACGACGGTTATTAAAACGATCTCCGTATTGATGACGAATTTGAAACTCGGATGACAAAGTAGATGAgtagacacatttttttggctttagtttaataataattttactcgttcaaattcatttgtaAGGAATTGATAGACTTtcgaattaataataattgttcCTGTTATTTGCTCACTTTAATTGCAAAGAAACACGACGGGATAAACAATGAAATATCAATGTGAATTTAAAATCACTTGATTATCGAAAAAGTTCCCCGCGAGATAGGGATTTACGACTTTTAAATATTAACGAAAAGTGAAATGCATTATAGCCAGTTACAGTGTAATCTCGGGATCACCGCAATAAATGTCCATTGTTAAAAATGACGTGTCGACAACTTGATTATCATCAAAAGCTCAATGCTGATGATTGCGCAAACCCCTCGAATATCTATCGCCCACAATCAACGTTATCTTTCACGTCAAGTCATTGAACGCGTGAACAACTGATGTAATCCCTGATTGCTTAAACTGGAAATCCAGCAAAGTAGTGCCAACGCACACAACCCAATTTCATATAGAGCTAATGTATGACAGATCCGGAAGTGACGATGATTAAACCGTACGGATTCCATCTTCCCATCAATACCTGATCGTTCACTTCCTTTCAGTTCCCCCAACCCCAAACAAACTTCCGGGAAGGCAGAAAACTTGTCAAGTATTAGAACTCAAATCACCACCACCcctttaaatattaaatactCGCATGCGTACATCAAAGACAAGAGGGGCGTTCTCgttgaaaatgaatcaaagcGCATATAGGTTACACACAGTGTAACATCAGCAGCTATTAGACTATTAAGACAAAAAAGGTGGGAAGCTGGAGGGGgagaacaaaacaaacttttttcgaCTCTTATATAAGAAGAATGCTTTGAGGTAACCTCCCAACAGATCGGATTACGTAATGTGTCGTAAACTTAGTAACGGTCGACTTCTCATCCTGTGAACTTGGTGGCGCTATTAGGTTCGCcgtcatatattttttttatacccacgctcctttttcttattaaaatatattatagGAGGTAGGGAGGGATGAAACGTATTAGGTAACTAAACAGCAGAACATGTGAAGGCGTCAGGCTCAAATGTTCCCGGCTAATAAAACATgtgaatcaaaatgaaacaattacCTTGCGAGTTCGTCGCCATTTGGCCCGTCGATTTTGGAACCACGTTTTCACCTGCAATAAGGCCAATTGtctattaattattttgatatgACATTTAATGGGCTGGCATTTCATGTGCGTATACTTGACGTTCGGTTAAGGAGAGTCGATTGGCCAGCGTCCTCCTTTGGCCGGGCGTCAAGTATCGAGTGGAATTGAACGTTTCCTCCAGGTGGTGACTTTGGCGGTGAGTGAAACGAATCTGGCCGCCTTTGCGAGTCGCTTGTTGATGCAAAATCGgcaagtggtggtggtggtgatgacgTCTGCTGGCCGCCATGGCTGCCAACCGGATGGCCGCATCGTGAGAATGCGGATGAGCCAGAAAGAAAGGGGAAGCGACCGAAGCGGACGTCATTGGTGTTGATAAACCTGTGTGGCACCGGGaggaaacgaaacaaaaaagaaaaattcatattaCAGCACGGAAACCACAAAAAGGAtttaagaagaaaaggaaaacaaaaaatgaatgaaagagGAGCGGACGGATTGAAAGacttaaataacaaaaaacatgtGTTGACTTATTGGAGCCTGTCACACATACATTTTGGCTTCGTCTAACGAATATAGGCTCGCGGATCTGTATCGAGGATGCGACTGGATTTAGTTGGGTGTAGTAGccattgaataaaaaagtaggatccgaaaaagaaaagaaacaataagcCACTAGCAATCCAATTAGACTGGTAAAACCCGTCAAATAAACATCAGAAAATGTATACATCCCGCCAAGCCGTAACCGAGATACAAGATCGCATTATGATTGAAAATGACTTGATGTGGGTtcaataaattgaattaaatccCCATGCACAGGATTTTTGATGTTACCCTTTACCCGTTGTGTgattttacaagaaaaaaaaacgtaatcATCCTTTCTCTCGATCCATACATGCGGATGATAGCGCCCGCTGCGGTAATAGAATCATTGggaaatgaaattaacaataacaGCCCCCCCACTCCACGTCACACAATGGGCGAAAACAATAAAGCATCGCTTCATCCAGCGATCGACCGTCTAGTCGATATATTTTAGTTCCACTCGAAATGATTTTCCCGTGTCCTGGAATGAAATTCAGCCGTCAATCACCGGGGCCATGAGACTCAAAACGGacaatgaacttttttttatttttcattttcaaaagagcTGCTCCCCCCTTACCGATACACAAACAGTCAAGTTCCTgctctccatcatcatcatcatcgattgGTTTTTACTAGCTGTTCCATTCatcttgtttccttttcttcactTTCATACTTGAACGAGTTCGAGCAATAAAGCACAGACAGGAAGACACCAACTCCCAAGACGAACGACGCGATGAAAAGGGGCTACTATACTCCAACGTTTTGCGTGAGAAAGAATCGGAAAAATtggtttcatatttttttttaccgtggTGGGAATATGAGAGTTCAGGACTGGCTGCACTTGGCCAGCATCCGGTCATGGCCGCCGCCGGTGACGGCATCGCCATCCAATTGCTCACGTTGTCGAATAACGACGGACCAATCGACCCAGTTGTTGGCACTGGACGTTGAGCTCCTGTCGAGAGATCGACGGGCATGGCAGCGTGATGATGTTGCTGCTGAGACTGGAACCAAATGGCCGCAGCGTTCGGCCAACCCGACGGCGGATAATAAGCGGCGGGATCTCCTGTCCAGTAAGGAACAAGTGGCTGCGGATGGACATCTGGATAGGTGGAGTGGTCGCCGACGGATGTCATCAATGGGTCGACAGCAGCAGGAGCCGAAGGGCCGTGAAGAATGTGATCGATGGTAAACGATTTACTGCCCATCTTTCAATCCAACTCGGgccgaaaaataataataataacaattaattGAGACAAGAGTGACAAGTGGTTGCGACGTCGAACAATCTCCGTCAAGTACTGGCCATATCATGGGGCCCGGTTCACGAATCTATAGACTCGGAGAGCGGCCGTTATTATAGCCGTGATCAAATGTCCTGTTGCCTCAGTTTCTCTCTGACTCGACACTGACACGAAATGCGTATGTGTCTCTCTCCGATGTGTGTATACAAAACAATATGTTCCAAGCGCGTgtacatataatataatataagagaGGAGTTGGCAGGATATTATCGTTATCAATCGGCCGCATATTTCCTGTTTGAAGTGGCCTTTTCCCGCCATCTCGCCCCCCTCCTCGGCCGCCGCCTACTGCCACGGGTAAGCTCCTTCGATTACGACGACGCATTTCGATGGCCACCACCAACTACCAGCCAGTCCTTGTCATATTTTCAACTTGTAATTATATAAATACATCAGCATGCAGAGAGCTATAGTCTTGcaaccacacacacagttggatgataagaaaataaaactgaagGGAACATTTTCAACGGAAAAGGCCATCAGTATCTGTCCCGGCAGCAGAACCAAAAAATAACCAGACGGCCGATTGCTATACGTTTCAAAAGCGGCCCAGTCAACGCAGAGCCGTTGGCATTGAAATGCTCCAATAAGCCAATAGAGAACACAAACGAgatttggagagagagagaaaactatTTCGTGATTATTGCCAAGTCACGACTCTTGACCGATTTCCAACGCGATAAcgggaagagagaaaaaccaacaaaatccCGCGGGTCGTGTTTGTAGAGTCACAAATGGTTACAAAAGAATCGCATCAGATCCGAGGGGGTGTTAACACATCATTCACAATGAGAGTATAACTCTAAAAAAACGAGATTGATTGAGCCCTAAGTCAACACGACCCAATGCCGAGATAACAGTCGCCAAGTAATTCGTACACTCTCACAACTGAAAAGGACCTTTTGCTTGTGTGACTCGAGTGTGCATTATACAACgccgataaagaaaaagagaaacgaatttgataaaaagaaaaaaaaggaaatgaataaaacggTCGAAAAAATCAGACGAGGCGCTGACACGATTGAGTGGAGTGGGGTGGGGATATTTGTGATTGACAAGCGATTAACTGtcaggaaaaaacaaaaaggaaaggaaaaacatgTTTCTAGTCGGCTCTGTACACACAATACACAAACTATGGTGCCACCATTATGTACACAGACAGCGCAATCAGCCGTCAACTGTGCGCCAGCGGTGAGAGGAGCCAATCGTCCAAACAGCACGGATccattttcacatttcaggaaaaatcaattttttattccggAATATgaggcggcagcggcggctttattttttgataaaaataggAACCGCTTTTCCcggtttgaaattaaaaaaaaaaaaatccaatcgaGTGTACACATCAAATGGTTATTGAAGCGTGTCGTAAGTCAAAGTGACATTTCGTCGCTATCCACATCAAGTGGTGCCCCAGTTTGATCACAcaaaagatgaagagaaaaaataaaagcagcgAAGAATGtatcaaaaggaagaaaagcaGCCGGTTCTCTTGTATAAGATATTATTATGGATGGCGTGGATTGAATAACTTTTCGGCGGCGAGGGACCACAAGAGATGGGGGGCGGGTCGTCCGGCCGGCCCAAAGTTTTGTGTCCAAGACGCGGCACACacatatcatcatcatcatcatctcaaaccatttcaacacacacaactataTTGCCTGCTGGCCTTT from Daphnia pulex isolate KAP4 chromosome 4, ASM2113471v1 encodes:
- the LOC124192573 gene encoding hematopoietically-expressed homeobox protein hhex-like, which translates into the protein MGSKSFTIDHILHGPSAPAAVDPLMTSVGDHSTYPDVHPQPLVPYWTGDPAAYYPPSGWPNAAAIWFQSQQQHHHAAMPVDLSTGAQRPVPTTGSIGPSLFDNVSNWMAMPSPAAAMTGCWPSAASPELSYSHHGLSTPMTSASVASPFFLAHPHSHDAAIRLAAMAASRRHHHHHHLPILHQQATRKGGQIRFTHRQSHHLEETFNSTRYLTPGQRRTLANRLSLTERQVKTWFQNRRAKWRRTRKGEKLSANGLAKVADNQTTIDIFDEKEENEDDDDDLEISSEEEEEKPNNPNNQ